From one Hydrogenispora ethanolica genomic stretch:
- a CDS encoding 2-oxo acid dehydrogenase subunit E2, which produces MAERAKHTIKEFPASRLATLDVGYLGLRKHHVKALLEVDVTRARQLLKAYRRRRKTELSFNAWFVKCVSQAVAENRTAHAIRQGRNKLVVFEDVDISLIVEKELGGEKVPLPVVLRQVNEKSFAAIQAEIKAAKEQTVQDTRDYVLGGNPRSRAMRLYLALPQFLRLAAWKFILRRPFLVKQLSGTVVVTSVGMMGIGAGWIIPVSFLPLCFALGAVVKKPGVCQDRVEIREYLHLTVLMDHDVIDGAPAARFVARLTSLLESGYGLDIEEPVN; this is translated from the coding sequence ATGGCGGAGCGAGCGAAGCATACCATCAAGGAGTTTCCTGCCAGCCGGCTGGCCACCCTGGACGTCGGCTATCTCGGATTGCGCAAGCATCATGTCAAGGCGCTGCTGGAAGTGGACGTCACCCGGGCGCGGCAGCTACTCAAGGCGTACCGGCGGCGACGAAAGACGGAATTGTCGTTCAATGCCTGGTTCGTCAAATGCGTCAGTCAGGCCGTGGCCGAGAACAGGACGGCGCACGCCATCCGCCAGGGCCGCAATAAGCTGGTGGTCTTCGAGGATGTCGACATCTCCCTGATCGTCGAGAAAGAGCTGGGCGGCGAAAAGGTACCCCTGCCGGTGGTGCTGCGGCAAGTGAACGAGAAAAGCTTCGCCGCCATTCAGGCCGAGATCAAGGCGGCCAAGGAGCAGACGGTGCAGGATACCCGGGATTACGTGCTCGGCGGGAATCCCCGCTCCCGCGCGATGCGGCTGTACCTGGCCCTGCCGCAATTCTTGCGCCTGGCGGCCTGGAAGTTCATCCTACGCCGGCCTTTTCTGGTGAAACAGCTCTCCGGCACGGTGGTAGTGACTTCGGTCGGAATGATGGGCATCGGGGCCGGCTGGATCATCCCGGTGAGCTTTTTGCCGCTCTGTTTCGCCCTGGGAGCCGTCGTCAAAAAGCCCGGGGTCTGCCAGGACCGGGTTGAGATCCGCGAATACCTGCACCTGACGGTGCTGATGGACCATGACGTGATCGACGGCGCGCCGGCCGCGCGGTTCGTGGCCCGCCTGACGAGCCTCCTGGAAAGCGGTTACGGACTGGACATCGAAGAGCCGGTGAATTGA
- a CDS encoding M16 family metallopeptidase — protein sequence MKLRLTFRGAVLALLALVLMLLPPAYGAVPYDSPLASYTKTVYPNGLTLIVKEVHSAPITAVDIWVGAGAKNETPEESGISHFFEHMLFKGTERRKAGEIAKAIEAVGGYLNAATSLDTTHYYVVVPSQYLDLALDVEADAIMNSTFDPAEIDRERQVILEEGNLKEDNPRQKLGWEAYRAVFAGTPYAKDVLGTAESLAGLTREKFREYHRRYYRPNNMVVAVAGDVDTGAVIRRVGQLFRDFQPQPVPPPAKVTVPVLREVREITITKPVEQTYLYCGFPGPGGDSRDLPALEVLGIILGDGKTSWLYRELRDERQLVNEVAAGYQSYQGVGMLAIYAQTKQGDLKEIRRTVTGVLQKIIRQGVTAEELRRAKAKFRSYVAYASESVADIAGILGEAELAGDAGGVARELAAIEKVSGADLRRVARRYLNPAGYVFAVLQPEVKP from the coding sequence ATGAAGCTGCGACTGACCTTTCGTGGAGCGGTGCTGGCGCTGCTCGCGCTGGTTCTGATGCTGTTGCCGCCGGCTTACGGAGCGGTTCCCTATGACAGTCCGCTCGCTTCCTACACCAAAACGGTCTATCCCAACGGACTGACCCTGATCGTCAAGGAAGTCCATAGCGCGCCCATCACGGCCGTGGACATCTGGGTCGGGGCCGGCGCCAAAAACGAGACGCCGGAAGAGTCGGGGATCTCCCACTTCTTCGAGCACATGCTCTTCAAGGGAACCGAACGGCGCAAGGCCGGAGAGATCGCCAAGGCCATCGAGGCGGTGGGAGGCTATCTCAATGCCGCCACTTCCCTGGATACAACCCATTACTATGTGGTGGTACCCAGCCAATATCTCGATCTGGCGCTGGACGTGGAGGCCGACGCCATCATGAATTCGACCTTCGACCCGGCGGAGATCGACCGGGAACGCCAGGTGATCCTGGAGGAAGGCAACCTCAAGGAGGACAATCCCCGCCAGAAACTGGGCTGGGAGGCCTACCGGGCGGTCTTCGCCGGCACGCCCTACGCCAAGGATGTGTTGGGAACCGCCGAATCGCTGGCCGGATTGACCCGGGAGAAGTTCCGGGAGTACCATCGCCGTTATTACCGGCCCAACAACATGGTGGTCGCGGTGGCCGGCGACGTGGATACCGGAGCGGTGATCCGGCGGGTGGGCCAGCTGTTCCGCGATTTCCAGCCCCAGCCGGTTCCGCCTCCCGCAAAGGTCACCGTGCCGGTACTCCGGGAAGTGCGGGAGATCACCATCACCAAACCGGTGGAGCAGACCTATCTTTATTGCGGTTTTCCGGGGCCGGGCGGAGACAGCCGCGATCTGCCGGCGCTGGAGGTATTAGGCATAATCCTGGGCGATGGGAAGACCTCCTGGCTGTACCGCGAGCTCCGCGACGAGCGGCAACTGGTCAATGAAGTGGCGGCCGGTTATCAAAGCTATCAGGGGGTCGGGATGCTGGCGATCTACGCCCAGACCAAGCAGGGCGACCTGAAGGAGATCCGCCGCACGGTGACTGGGGTGCTCCAAAAGATCATCCGCCAGGGGGTGACTGCGGAGGAGTTGCGACGGGCCAAGGCCAAGTTCCGCAGTTACGTGGCGTACGCCAGCGAGAGCGTGGCGGATATCGCGGGAATCCTCGGCGAGGCCGAACTGGCCGGCGACGCCGGCGGCGTGGCCCGGGAGCTGGCGGCCATCGAGAAAGTAAGCGGCGCCGATCTGCGGCGGGTGGCCCGCCGCTACCTGAATCCCGCAGGATATGTCTTCGCGGTGTTGCAACCGGAGGTGAAACCATGA
- a CDS encoding M16 family metallopeptidase yields MIGMGNERPGNRPGLRRILIGAALAACLLPALASGTIRAAAPGPAAAGGAEGVAPVIRRVLNNGLTVLVKPNSANDVVAVKLFLRMGAFYEPPQQRGVSIMMQKLLTRGTTSRDARQLDEAVESLGASIRAGLEGDDYGSVTLTTTVAGLEESLAVFLDAIQHPTFPESELVKERQMTLDRLSASGDQPTTSAYVNYLRLFYGDLPYGTTPADYARVIAGLTREDLLNWYRKVYIPNNMVLSIAGRVDPAQLLARLEKTLGGLAAGAPLRPVEPTAPRIEQDRATVLVRPTQASFIILGYPAPELRSADRPAMELLHWILGGSGMGSRLFTRLRDERGLAYSVSTGYVPNEGPSQLFAFMATAPANLEAAKAGLIAEFQRMRDEPVTAAELESAKKAVRGSYLVQHESNAAQGDFLGRYELLGLGYRYDEQYPDRIDRVTAPDIQRVARQYLTHYTLSVVGPEPGKE; encoded by the coding sequence ATGATCGGAATGGGCAATGAACGGCCGGGAAACCGTCCCGGCCTGCGGCGGATCTTGATCGGAGCGGCCCTGGCGGCCTGCCTCCTTCCCGCATTGGCTTCCGGGACGATCCGGGCGGCCGCGCCCGGTCCCGCCGCTGCGGGCGGCGCCGAGGGGGTGGCCCCGGTCATCCGCCGGGTGTTGAATAACGGTCTGACGGTCCTCGTCAAACCGAATTCCGCCAACGACGTGGTGGCGGTGAAACTGTTCCTGCGGATGGGAGCTTTTTACGAACCTCCGCAGCAACGGGGCGTCTCCATCATGATGCAAAAACTGCTCACCCGGGGCACGACCTCCCGGGACGCCCGGCAGCTTGACGAAGCGGTGGAGTCCCTCGGCGCCAGCATCCGGGCGGGTCTGGAAGGGGATGACTACGGCTCGGTAACGCTGACCACTACCGTGGCCGGTCTGGAAGAAAGTCTGGCGGTATTCCTGGACGCCATCCAGCATCCGACCTTTCCCGAAAGCGAGCTGGTCAAGGAGCGCCAGATGACCCTGGACCGGCTGTCGGCCTCGGGGGACCAGCCGACAACCAGCGCTTATGTGAATTATCTTCGGCTTTTTTACGGCGATCTGCCCTATGGCACGACGCCGGCGGACTATGCCCGGGTCATCGCCGGGCTGACCCGGGAGGACCTGCTGAATTGGTACAGGAAAGTTTATATTCCGAACAATATGGTGTTATCCATCGCCGGCCGGGTCGATCCCGCCCAGTTGCTGGCCAGGCTCGAAAAGACCCTGGGCGGTCTGGCGGCGGGTGCGCCGTTGCGACCGGTGGAACCGACCGCTCCGCGCATTGAGCAAGACCGCGCCACCGTTCTTGTCCGGCCGACCCAAGCCAGTTTCATCATCCTGGGCTATCCGGCGCCGGAGTTGCGCAGCGCCGACCGGCCGGCCATGGAGCTGCTCCACTGGATCCTGGGCGGCAGCGGCATGGGTTCGCGTCTTTTCACCCGCCTTCGCGATGAACGGGGGCTGGCGTATTCGGTCAGCACCGGCTATGTGCCCAATGAAGGACCCAGCCAGCTCTTTGCTTTCATGGCGACCGCCCCCGCCAACCTGGAGGCGGCCAAAGCCGGCCTGATCGCTGAGTTTCAAAGAATGCGGGACGAGCCGGTGACCGCCGCGGAGCTTGAGTCCGCCAAAAAAGCAGTCCGCGGCAGTTATCTGGTACAGCACGAAAGCAATGCCGCCCAAGGGGATTTTTTGGGCCGCTATGAGCTGCTGGGCCTGGGATACCGTTACGACGAACAGTATCCGGACCGGATTGACCGGGTGACGGCCCCGGATATTCAGCGGGTGGCCCGGCAGTATCTCACCCATTATACGCTCAGCGTGGTCGGCCCGGAGCCGGGGAAGGAATGA
- a CDS encoding DUF1848 domain-containing protein, with the protein MIISASRRTDIPAFYSDWFLRRLAAGFVLVPNPFFPQQLRRVDLAPEAVDCIVFWTKNPGPLLPRLDSLAGYCYYFHFTLNPYGPGIETALPAQPELIATFQALSEQIGRERVVWRYDPVLFSAAHGLNYHLEQFARLAERLGPYTERCVISFLDFYEKTVRNMAAVAPYDPGDAQLAELAAGLARIARDHGLILETCCERLELDAIGIGHGRCIDDRLIARLSPKPVRFRKASGQREGCGCVASVDIGVYNTCRHDCLYCYANQNRTRVAQRTAVYDPDAPLLCGSGNLGETPFQTASDSPGNPQLKLFE; encoded by the coding sequence TTGATCATCAGCGCCAGCCGCAGGACGGATATCCCGGCTTTTTACAGTGACTGGTTTTTGCGGCGGCTCGCGGCGGGCTTTGTCCTGGTGCCGAACCCCTTCTTTCCGCAACAGCTCCGGCGGGTGGATCTGGCGCCGGAAGCGGTGGACTGCATCGTTTTTTGGACCAAAAACCCGGGGCCGCTGCTGCCCCGGCTCGATAGCCTGGCCGGATATTGCTACTATTTTCATTTTACGCTGAACCCGTACGGCCCAGGGATTGAGACCGCCTTGCCGGCGCAGCCGGAGTTAATCGCGACCTTCCAAGCCCTCTCGGAACAGATCGGCCGGGAACGGGTGGTCTGGCGCTATGATCCGGTTTTATTCAGCGCGGCCCACGGGCTAAATTACCATCTGGAACAGTTCGCGCGGCTCGCCGAGAGGCTCGGGCCGTATACGGAACGCTGCGTCATCAGTTTCCTGGATTTTTATGAGAAAACCGTGCGCAACATGGCCGCCGTCGCTCCCTACGACCCCGGCGACGCGCAACTGGCCGAGCTGGCCGCGGGTTTGGCGCGGATCGCCCGCGACCACGGCCTGATCCTCGAAACCTGCTGCGAAAGATTGGAGCTGGACGCCATTGGCATCGGACACGGCCGCTGCATCGACGACCGGCTCATCGCGCGGCTCAGCCCCAAGCCGGTCCGGTTCCGCAAGGCCTCCGGCCAGCGGGAAGGCTGCGGCTGCGTGGCCAGCGTCGACATCGGAGTCTACAACACTTGCAGGCATGATTGCTTATATTGCTATGCGAATCAAAACCGGACCCGCGTGGCGCAGCGGACCGCCGTCTACGATCCGGACGCTCCGCTGCTCTGCGGTTCCGGAAATCTTGGGGAGACGCCGTTCCAGACGGCTTCCGACTCCCCCGGGAATCCCCAATTGAAGCTTTTCGAATAG
- a CDS encoding NAD(+)/NADH kinase, which yields MKKILLLPNPLKPAALELADPVQKLFARNGFQVNVELSEPGLALPQADCFDGIDLVMVLGGDGSMLNAARRIYPRQIPLLGVNLGHLGFLTRVESNRLEEACEHLQKGLYDYEERTMVEAVILRENQAVHRLVGLNDLVLAKNSFARLLRIETWIDDEYFTTYPADGLIVASATGSTAYSLSAGGPILDPRLAALVVAPICAHSLYARPLVLSGEARVKAVFHADYAEASLSADGQATIVLQAGDVIEFGKAPYVTKLLRFNDQGFFDVLKTRLKEGRI from the coding sequence TTGAAGAAGATTTTATTGTTGCCCAATCCGCTGAAACCGGCCGCATTGGAACTGGCGGATCCGGTCCAAAAATTATTCGCGCGGAACGGTTTTCAAGTGAATGTCGAATTATCCGAACCGGGGCTTGCTTTGCCGCAAGCCGACTGCTTTGACGGGATCGATCTGGTAATGGTGCTGGGGGGAGACGGATCGATGCTGAATGCGGCCCGGCGGATTTATCCGCGGCAGATTCCGCTGTTGGGAGTAAACCTCGGTCATTTGGGCTTTTTAACCCGCGTCGAAAGCAACCGGCTGGAGGAAGCTTGTGAGCATTTACAGAAGGGGCTTTACGATTATGAGGAAAGGACCATGGTGGAAGCGGTGATACTCCGGGAAAATCAGGCGGTCCACCGGTTGGTCGGTCTGAATGATCTGGTGCTCGCCAAAAATTCTTTCGCCCGCTTGCTGCGAATTGAAACCTGGATCGATGACGAGTATTTTACGACCTATCCCGCGGATGGGTTGATTGTGGCCAGCGCTACGGGTTCGACGGCTTACTCCCTCTCGGCCGGCGGACCGATCCTGGATCCCCGGCTGGCAGCGCTGGTGGTCGCGCCGATTTGTGCTCATTCGTTATATGCGCGGCCCCTGGTGTTGAGCGGGGAGGCCCGGGTCAAGGCAGTCTTCCATGCCGACTATGCCGAGGCGAGCTTATCCGCGGACGGTCAGGCCACTATCGTGCTCCAGGCCGGCGACGTCATTGAATTTGGGAAAGCGCCTTATGTCACCAAATTATTGCGTTTTAACGATCAGGGATTTTTTGACGTACTCAAAACCCGCCTCAAAGAAGGCAGAATCTGA
- the argR gene encoding arginine repressor, with protein MKANRHAMIIAIIKEQIIGTQEGLGDALKARGVLVTQATLSRDIKELGLVKIPTTEGYYRYSLPQERTPGDLTRRAQRMLEDSMVAVDSAANIIVIKTMSGSAHGLADALDDLDWPEVVGSVAGDNTIMMVVRDQDQVQKLISRLQQLRR; from the coding sequence ATGAAAGCCAATCGTCACGCCATGATCATTGCCATCATTAAGGAACAGATCATTGGCACTCAGGAAGGATTGGGGGACGCGTTGAAGGCCCGTGGGGTTTTGGTCACCCAGGCGACGCTTTCCCGGGATATCAAAGAGTTGGGACTGGTGAAAATCCCCACCACCGAAGGGTATTACCGTTATTCATTGCCGCAGGAGCGGACGCCGGGGGATTTGACCCGGCGCGCCCAACGGATGCTGGAGGATTCCATGGTGGCGGTGGATTCGGCGGCCAATATTATCGTGATCAAGACCATGAGCGGCTCCGCCCATGGCTTGGCGGACGCCTTGGACGATCTGGACTGGCCGGAAGTGGTCGGTTCAGTGGCGGGCGATAATACCATCATGATGGTGGTGCGCGATCAGGATCAGGTCCAGAAATTGATAAGCCGTCTTCAGCAGCTGAGGAGGTAG
- the recN gene encoding DNA repair protein RecN, protein MLQEIRVKNFALIDEIHLEFDPGFNVLTGETGAGKSIIIDALGLALGGRFSTEMIRAGAEGALVEAVFAMEQRPDFELFLDGLGIPVEADGSLIIQREAGASGRNRCRVNGQLVTVLSLAKLGEFLIDIHGQHEHQSLLFPEKQLELLDQYCGAPCLELRAEYQRVYQVWRELVEEERQLRQNEAELARRVDLLQFQSNEIAGAKLVLGEDEDLLKERDILSSAEKLYQAATESYQALYDNASGQAVVELLGSAERALEHAAAIDPRLEPILQSLREAAFGVEEVSRELRGYQEQIQFEPDRLTEIESRLDEMTRLKRKYGPTIAAILQFAADCDQELAKIANREERSRKLDGELAEVRNRLGGLAERLSAERRAGAVRMEQAIMAQLAELNMEKTQFKIGLTQTETADGIPWAGKTVEAGAGGADRIEFLVAPNPGEGLKPMAKIASGGELSRIMLALKAILAELDRIPTMVFDEIDVGIGGRTAQAVAEKMLLIGGSRQVISVTHLPQIASMARQHFYIEKQVQGERTTVTVRALNLNERVEELARMLGGAQVTDTTRRHAREMLLLAERLRLNKNGVSPDS, encoded by the coding sequence GTGCTGCAAGAAATCCGGGTCAAGAACTTTGCCCTCATTGACGAGATTCATCTGGAATTTGATCCCGGCTTTAACGTGCTGACCGGTGAAACCGGCGCCGGAAAGTCCATCATCATCGATGCGCTGGGCCTGGCTTTGGGCGGGCGGTTCAGCACGGAGATGATCCGGGCCGGCGCCGAGGGTGCTTTGGTGGAAGCGGTGTTCGCCATGGAGCAACGGCCGGATTTCGAGCTTTTCCTCGACGGTTTGGGCATCCCGGTCGAGGCCGACGGCAGTCTGATTATCCAGCGCGAGGCCGGCGCCAGCGGCCGCAACCGTTGCCGGGTGAACGGACAGCTGGTGACGGTGTTGTCCCTTGCCAAGCTGGGCGAGTTCCTTATCGATATTCACGGCCAACATGAGCACCAATCCTTGTTATTCCCGGAGAAACAGCTGGAACTGCTGGATCAGTACTGCGGCGCTCCGTGTCTGGAACTCCGCGCGGAGTACCAACGGGTCTACCAGGTCTGGCGGGAGCTGGTCGAAGAGGAACGACAGCTGCGGCAGAATGAAGCGGAGCTGGCCCGCAGAGTCGATCTGCTGCAGTTCCAGTCCAATGAGATCGCCGGCGCCAAACTGGTGCTGGGAGAGGACGAAGACCTGCTGAAGGAGCGGGACATTCTGAGCTCGGCCGAGAAGCTCTACCAAGCCGCGACCGAATCGTATCAGGCATTATACGATAATGCAAGCGGCCAGGCAGTCGTCGAACTGCTGGGAAGCGCGGAGCGGGCTCTGGAACATGCCGCCGCCATTGACCCCAGGCTCGAACCGATTTTGCAGTCCCTGCGCGAGGCCGCTTTCGGCGTGGAAGAGGTTTCGCGGGAGTTACGCGGCTATCAGGAACAGATTCAGTTCGAACCGGACCGGCTGACGGAGATCGAATCCCGCCTGGACGAAATGACCCGGCTGAAGCGGAAATACGGTCCGACCATCGCCGCAATCCTGCAGTTTGCCGCCGATTGCGATCAGGAGCTGGCGAAGATCGCCAACCGCGAAGAACGCTCCCGAAAACTCGACGGGGAGCTGGCGGAGGTTCGCAACCGCTTGGGGGGGTTAGCCGAGCGGCTTTCCGCCGAACGCCGGGCCGGAGCCGTCCGGATGGAACAGGCGATCATGGCCCAATTGGCCGAGTTGAATATGGAAAAGACGCAGTTTAAGATCGGGTTGACGCAAACGGAAACAGCCGATGGCATCCCCTGGGCCGGGAAAACCGTCGAGGCCGGAGCCGGCGGCGCCGACCGGATCGAATTTCTGGTGGCGCCCAATCCGGGCGAAGGGCTGAAGCCGATGGCCAAAATCGCTTCCGGCGGCGAGCTTTCCCGGATTATGCTGGCACTCAAGGCAATCCTGGCGGAACTCGACCGGATACCGACCATGGTTTTTGACGAGATCGACGTGGGCATCGGCGGCCGGACCGCGCAAGCGGTGGCCGAAAAGATGCTGCTGATCGGCGGCAGCCGCCAGGTGATCTCGGTGACGCATCTGCCCCAGATCGCCAGCATGGCGAGGCAACATTTTTACATCGAAAAACAGGTGCAGGGGGAACGGACCACTGTAACGGTGCGGGCGCTGAATCTCAATGAGCGGGTCGAGGAGTTGGCGCGGATGCTCGGCGGCGCGCAAGTCACCGACACGACCCGGCGGCACGCCCGGGAGATGCTGCTCCTGGCGGAGCGGCTCCGCCTCAATAAAAACGGCGTTTCCCCCGATTCATAG
- a CDS encoding TlpA family protein disulfide reductase yields MRKVLGWVFLVILIVAAVAGVPRVMAAKTGPGVGLMAPEFSLSDLNGKKVELKKIVAGHKVTLLNFWATWCPPCRAEIPELAEFYKTYAGRGVELLAVNLQQSPNEVREFAKKNGMAFPVLTDTAGSVGSLYQIYAIPTTFIVDRQGKIRAKIEGSTTGQVLREKIEPLLKAK; encoded by the coding sequence ATGCGGAAAGTGTTGGGATGGGTCTTCCTGGTGATCTTGATCGTTGCGGCCGTCGCGGGAGTCCCGAGAGTCATGGCGGCAAAAACCGGGCCCGGGGTGGGCTTGATGGCTCCCGAATTTTCCTTGTCCGATCTCAACGGAAAAAAGGTAGAACTCAAAAAGATCGTGGCCGGCCACAAAGTGACCCTGCTCAACTTCTGGGCCACATGGTGTCCGCCTTGCCGGGCGGAAATCCCCGAACTGGCGGAGTTTTATAAAACTTACGCCGGCCGGGGGGTGGAGCTTCTGGCGGTCAATCTACAGCAAAGCCCCAACGAAGTGCGGGAGTTTGCCAAAAAGAACGGCATGGCGTTTCCGGTGCTGACGGATACGGCCGGATCGGTCGGCAGCCTGTACCAGATCTACGCCATTCCCACGACTTTCATCGTCGACCGTCAGGGTAAAATCCGCGCCAAAATCGAGGGCAGCACCACGGGGCAAGTTTTACGGGAAAAGATTGAGCCGCTACTGAAAGCCAAGTGA
- a CDS encoding cytochrome c biogenesis CcdA family protein: MEVTFVLAFLGGLLSFLSPCILPIAPGYLGIVTGASFAELQSGAVSRAKVIRSTLLFIAGFTLVFLLMGVTSSYLGALLRANRVLLSRIGGVLVLMLGLHQGGWLRLPWLYREHRWQARPQLGWIGAFLTGVAFSLGWTPCVGPILGSILALAGSQAEPLRGLGLLLVYSIGLALPFLLLAIGFQGMIRHFNKLKPYFRWFEWAAGGLLILMGLLLLTGGMPMLSVWLMKLTGGWNPEDLLRR; the protein is encoded by the coding sequence ATGGAAGTCACGTTCGTGCTGGCATTTCTGGGCGGATTGCTGTCGTTTCTGTCGCCGTGCATTTTGCCTATCGCCCCCGGTTATCTGGGAATCGTCACGGGAGCGTCGTTCGCGGAATTGCAGAGCGGAGCGGTCTCCCGCGCCAAAGTGATCCGGTCGACGCTGCTCTTTATCGCCGGTTTTACCCTGGTTTTTTTGTTGATGGGTGTGACCAGTTCCTATTTGGGCGCTTTATTGCGGGCGAACCGGGTTTTGCTCTCTCGAATCGGAGGGGTGCTGGTTCTGATGCTGGGTCTGCATCAGGGGGGCTGGCTGAGGCTGCCCTGGCTTTACCGGGAGCATCGCTGGCAGGCCCGGCCGCAGCTGGGGTGGATCGGGGCATTCCTTACCGGAGTGGCTTTCTCGTTGGGATGGACGCCGTGCGTCGGCCCGATTCTCGGTTCGATTCTGGCATTGGCGGGAAGCCAGGCCGAACCGCTCCGGGGCCTGGGCTTACTGCTGGTGTACTCGATCGGACTGGCGCTGCCCTTCCTGCTGCTGGCCATCGGTTTTCAGGGGATGATTCGCCATTTTAACAAGCTGAAGCCGTACTTTCGCTGGTTCGAATGGGCCGCCGGAGGTCTCTTGATTTTGATGGGTTTGCTTCTGCTAACCGGAGGCATGCCCATGCTCTCCGTTTGGCTGATGAAGCTCACCGGCGGCTGGAATCCCGAGGACCTGTTGCGGCGGTAA
- a CDS encoding helix-hairpin-helix domain-containing protein, with the protein MFQLTMPQRIAALVLMALLVIAGALFFIDGGQSRADTYPIAAAEQPMYVHVCGAVRKPGVIEVKAPLRKFELLKMAGGTLPEADLNRVNLAEFVQDGEQVYIPKQGEVLPENSRSKSRSTGARSRADGAAKAAEPKGPFDLNRATAAELETVPGIGPVLAAKIIEYRTQHGVFATYDDLGNVSGIGPVKLEKFRSFLYVK; encoded by the coding sequence TTGTTTCAGCTGACCATGCCACAACGGATTGCCGCCTTGGTGCTGATGGCGCTGCTCGTGATCGCGGGCGCCCTGTTTTTTATCGACGGCGGACAATCGCGCGCCGATACGTACCCCATCGCCGCCGCGGAGCAACCGATGTACGTGCATGTTTGCGGCGCGGTCCGGAAACCGGGCGTAATCGAGGTGAAAGCGCCGCTTCGCAAGTTCGAGTTGCTGAAGATGGCCGGCGGGACGCTGCCGGAGGCCGATCTGAACCGCGTGAATCTGGCGGAGTTCGTTCAGGATGGGGAACAGGTTTATATTCCCAAACAAGGAGAGGTCCTTCCGGAGAATTCCCGTTCCAAATCCCGCAGCACCGGCGCCCGTTCCCGGGCGGACGGGGCCGCCAAGGCAGCGGAGCCCAAGGGGCCGTTCGATTTGAATCGGGCCACCGCGGCGGAGCTGGAAACAGTGCCCGGCATCGGGCCGGTGCTGGCGGCCAAGATCATTGAGTACCGGACCCAACACGGCGTTTTTGCCACCTATGATGATCTGGGGAATGTCTCGGGGATCGGCCCGGTAAAACTGGAGAAATTCCGCAGTTTCCTGTATGTGAAATGA